One Paraglaciecola mesophila genomic region harbors:
- the moaA gene encoding GTP 3',8-cyclase MoaA — protein MLQDKFGRRFHYLRLSITDVCNFSCEYCLPDGYQCDTPRDFLSLNEIKRIASAFAQLGTSKIRITGGEPSLRKDLPQAIRACASTPGIDQVAITTNGYKLPEHIDSWVDAGLTSMNISIDSLDPRMFASITGHDKLDVILRGIDRALERGVTVKVNAVLMRHFNQHELSSFLQWIKTTPVTLRFIELMQTGDNQVFFDRNHTSGMPIKEQLTSDGWQQIIRDKAAGPAQEFSHPDYAGRIGLIMPYSKDFCASCNRLRISALGKLHLCLFSEHGLDIREYITDDDTHRLQEELTVLLGGKKSTHFLHDGYTGATKHLAMLGG, from the coding sequence ATGTTGCAAGATAAGTTCGGTCGTCGATTTCATTATCTGCGGCTGTCGATTACAGATGTGTGTAATTTCAGTTGTGAATACTGTTTGCCTGATGGCTATCAGTGCGATACACCGAGAGACTTTTTGTCTTTGAATGAAATTAAACGCATTGCCAGTGCATTCGCACAGTTAGGCACCAGTAAAATTCGTATTACAGGCGGCGAGCCTTCATTACGTAAAGATCTGCCGCAAGCCATTCGTGCCTGCGCATCTACCCCAGGCATTGATCAGGTCGCCATTACCACCAATGGCTACAAATTACCTGAGCATATTGATAGCTGGGTTGATGCTGGGCTCACATCAATGAATATCAGTATTGATAGCTTAGACCCTCGTATGTTTGCCTCTATAACTGGGCATGACAAACTAGATGTGATCCTGCGCGGAATCGATCGAGCCTTAGAACGGGGGGTAACGGTTAAAGTTAACGCTGTGCTGATGCGTCATTTTAACCAGCATGAATTGTCTTCATTTTTACAGTGGATTAAAACAACGCCAGTCACCTTACGCTTTATCGAGTTGATGCAAACGGGTGACAATCAAGTGTTCTTCGATCGAAATCATACCTCCGGAATGCCCATAAAAGAACAGCTTACTTCAGATGGTTGGCAGCAAATTATTCGAGATAAAGCGGCGGGGCCAGCACAAGAATTTTCTCATCCTGATTATGCAGGGCGAATAGGGCTTATCATGCCTTACAGCAAAGATTTTTGCGCCAGCTGTAATCGCCTGCGCATTTCTGCTTTAGGTAAACTTCACCTATGTTTATTTAGTGAGCACGGTCTTGATATTCGAGAGTATATAACTGATGACGATACCCATCGCCTGCAGGAAGAGCTAACAGTACTGTTAGGGGGTAAAAAATCGACACACTTTTTGCACGATGGCTACACTGGCGCGACTAAACACCTTGCGATGCTTGGTGGTTAG
- a CDS encoding molybdenum cofactor guanylyltransferase codes for MNRTTAVAGEAADLTICTDKRTGDQMNKSNVLGLVLAGGLSTRMGQDKSRLCLRSTNQSLVEHAHNLLSNVCNGRVIVSGKGAEQIQDVYPECGPLAGIHAGFMYAINQHSQGVKPATAEQFSALLVTPVDMPSLTAQTLTLLIENAQKNSSLAYFEGFNLPLYVPLHRSIFQYLARVLQDRSALSIFRMLEMNHGHAISIPDTVNMDEFINVNSPKQWHKLNTNSVNI; via the coding sequence ATGAATAGAACAACTGCTGTGGCTGGCGAAGCTGCCGATTTGACTATATGCACAGATAAGCGCACCGGTGATCAGATGAACAAATCCAACGTGCTAGGCTTGGTGTTAGCGGGGGGGTTGTCGACTCGAATGGGACAAGACAAAAGTCGCCTTTGCTTGCGTTCGACTAATCAATCGCTCGTTGAGCATGCGCATAATTTGCTGTCGAACGTTTGTAATGGACGAGTCATCGTAAGTGGCAAGGGGGCTGAACAGATACAGGATGTATATCCTGAATGTGGTCCGCTAGCGGGTATTCATGCTGGCTTCATGTATGCTATCAATCAGCATTCTCAAGGTGTTAAACCTGCTACAGCAGAGCAGTTCAGTGCCTTATTAGTCACGCCCGTTGATATGCCAAGTTTAACCGCTCAAACGTTGACCTTATTGATTGAAAACGCGCAAAAAAACAGCAGTTTGGCGTACTTTGAAGGTTTCAACCTGCCACTTTACGTGCCTTTACACAGAAGTATCTTCCAGTATCTAGCGCGTGTATTACAAGATAGGTCGGCATTGTCTATTTTCCGAATGCTTGAGATGAATCACGGGCACGCAATATCTATTCCCGACACAGTGAATATGGATGAGTTTATTAATGTTAATTCACCTAAGCAGTGGCATAAATTAAATACGAATTCAGTGAATATTTGA
- the moaB gene encoding molybdenum cofactor biosynthesis protein B: MTHTSSNKHVALNIAVLTVSDTRDEETDTSGAYLVSALEADGHRLVEKCIVKDDKYQLRATVSNWIASTQVQVVLVTGGTGFTARDTTPEALSVLFDKEIEGFGELFRYISYNEIGTSTVQSRALGGMANGTAIFCMPGSTGACRTAWKGILQEQLNAAHRPCNFIVHLKASEAAPCDSRG, encoded by the coding sequence ATGACACATACTTCAAGTAATAAGCACGTAGCTCTGAATATAGCCGTGCTTACTGTTTCGGACACAAGGGATGAAGAAACTGATACATCAGGAGCTTATCTGGTAAGCGCGTTAGAGGCTGACGGACATAGATTAGTTGAAAAGTGCATCGTAAAAGATGATAAATACCAACTTAGAGCCACTGTCTCAAACTGGATAGCATCAACACAAGTGCAAGTTGTGTTAGTTACCGGGGGAACAGGCTTTACAGCACGTGATACTACACCTGAAGCGCTATCGGTTTTATTCGATAAGGAAATTGAAGGTTTCGGTGAGTTATTTAGATATATTTCTTATAACGAAATTGGCACCTCGACTGTGCAGTCTCGTGCGCTAGGAGGCATGGCCAACGGCACAGCAATATTTTGTATGCCAGGGTCGACGGGAGCGTGTCGCACTGCGTGGAAGGGAATATTGCAAGAACAACTCAATGCTGCTCATCGGCCTTGTAATTTTATTGTTCATTTAAAAGCGAGCGAGGCGGCGCCTTGTGATAGTCGAGGTTAG